One segment of Agromyces albus DNA contains the following:
- a CDS encoding M23 family metallopeptidase: protein MTPSPTRGRRAADTPATRTRTPRTPSTPRAARTTRTVRPAMSVIAMTFVGGMMIATSLPALAITATESEPRASVYAPIDDTISLTPQTVEVASEAETPLLAAEGYAVEAAPPPIFSEVANVGSVSIVESDLVVWPVLSPENRSSGFGPRDAPCAGCSTMHDGVDFNPGNGTPVMSIADGVVVLATENGGGLGVNVEVQHNIDGELVTSSYAHMQYGSLAVAVGQQVTAGQQVGLVGTTGQSTGPHLHLEMFGGDGVRFDGFAWLEAHIG, encoded by the coding sequence ATGACTCCTTCCCCCACACGTGGCCGCCGCGCGGCCGATACGCCCGCTACCCGCACCCGCACCCCTCGCACCCCCAGCACCCCCCGCGCCGCCCGCACGACCCGCACCGTGCGCCCGGCCATGTCGGTCATCGCGATGACCTTCGTCGGCGGCATGATGATCGCCACGAGCCTCCCTGCGCTCGCGATCACCGCGACAGAGTCCGAGCCCCGCGCCTCCGTCTACGCCCCCATCGACGACACCATCTCGCTCACGCCGCAGACCGTCGAGGTCGCCAGCGAGGCTGAGACCCCGCTGCTCGCGGCTGAGGGCTACGCCGTCGAGGCAGCGCCGCCGCCCATCTTCTCCGAGGTCGCGAACGTCGGCAGTGTCTCGATCGTCGAATCCGACCTCGTCGTGTGGCCGGTGCTCTCGCCCGAGAACCGCAGTTCGGGCTTCGGCCCGCGCGACGCGCCCTGCGCCGGCTGCTCGACGATGCACGACGGGGTCGACTTCAACCCCGGCAACGGCACCCCTGTGATGTCCATCGCCGACGGTGTCGTGGTGCTCGCGACTGAGAACGGCGGCGGGCTCGGCGTGAACGTCGAGGTGCAGCACAACATCGACGGCGAGCTCGTCACGAGCTCCTACGCGCACATGCAGTACGGCTCGCTCGCGGTCGCCGTCGGTCAGCAGGTGACCGCAGGCCAGCAGGTCGGCCTCGTCGGCACGACCGGCCAGTCGACCGGCCCGCACCTGCACCTCGAGATGTTCGGCGGCGACGGCGTGCGGTTCGACGGCTTCGCCTGGCTCGAGGCGCACATCGGCTGA
- a CDS encoding enoyl-CoA hydratase/isomerase family protein → MADATQAVREPGDAAEVRLERDGHLAVVTIDRPKALNALSASVLTSLGETFDALAAEGPAVRGVILTGAGGRAFVAGADIVALSELTPEQGAELGRLGHRIAATIESLAAPVIACVDGFALGGGLELALACDLIYATDASSFGQPEVKLGLVPGFGGTVRLPRAVGLALAKELIYTGRRIDAAEAVAAGLVTRSFPDRESLLAGARTTLEQVAENSASAVAIAKRVLVAASGTPTETATQLEVRGFEDAFRTDDMREGVAAFIEKREPRFTGS, encoded by the coding sequence ATGGCTGACGCGACGCAGGCGGTGCGCGAACCCGGCGATGCCGCAGAGGTGCGGCTCGAACGAGACGGCCATCTCGCGGTCGTGACGATCGATCGGCCGAAGGCGCTGAACGCCCTCTCGGCGTCGGTGCTCACGTCGCTCGGCGAGACGTTCGACGCCCTCGCTGCCGAAGGTCCTGCCGTGCGCGGCGTCATTCTCACCGGCGCTGGCGGGCGGGCCTTCGTGGCGGGCGCCGACATCGTGGCCCTGTCCGAGCTCACGCCCGAGCAGGGCGCCGAACTCGGCCGGCTCGGGCACCGTATCGCTGCCACGATCGAGTCGCTCGCGGCTCCCGTCATCGCCTGTGTCGACGGCTTCGCCCTCGGCGGCGGACTCGAGCTCGCGCTCGCGTGCGACCTCATCTATGCGACGGATGCCTCGAGCTTCGGCCAGCCCGAGGTCAAGCTCGGTCTCGTGCCGGGCTTCGGCGGTACCGTGCGGCTCCCCCGCGCCGTCGGCCTCGCTCTCGCGAAGGAGCTCATCTACACCGGTCGCCGCATCGATGCGGCCGAGGCTGTCGCCGCCGGGCTCGTGACCCGGAGCTTCCCCGACCGCGAGTCCCTCCTGGCCGGGGCGCGCACGACGCTCGAGCAGGTCGCCGAGAACTCCGCGTCCGCCGTGGCGATCGCCAAACGGGTGCTCGTCGCGGCATCCGGCACGCCGACCGAGACCGCAACGCAGCTCGAAGTTCGCGGATTCGAAGACGCGTTCCGCACCGACGACATGCGCGAAGGCGTCGCGGCGTTCATCGAGAAGCGGGAGCCGCGCTTCACCGGATCGTGA
- a CDS encoding histidinol dehydrogenase: MTALIVAFVIGVVYGAVTTVGHRNDWRLGDLAIPWGLVVALAGVTGLLLGIRLVAGGRGAAAAAAAGVIGVTALLTFAGSGASVLVAGDLVGTVWSIAPAFIAVLVVAWPKLPTSRRTGA, translated from the coding sequence GTGACCGCCCTCATCGTCGCGTTCGTCATCGGCGTGGTCTACGGGGCCGTCACGACCGTCGGCCACCGCAACGACTGGCGCCTCGGCGATCTCGCGATCCCGTGGGGTCTCGTCGTGGCACTCGCGGGCGTCACCGGGCTCCTCCTCGGCATCCGCCTCGTCGCGGGTGGCCGTGGGGCGGCGGCCGCGGCCGCCGCGGGAGTGATCGGCGTCACGGCGCTGCTCACGTTCGCCGGGTCGGGGGCCTCAGTGCTCGTGGCGGGTGATCTCGTCGGCACGGTGTGGTCGATCGCGCCCGCGTTCATCGCGGTACTGGTGGTCGCGTGGCCCAAGCTGCCGACGAGCAGGCGCACCGGCGCATAG
- the typA gene encoding translational GTPase TypA — MANATRNDLRNVAIVAHVDHGKTTLVDAMLKQTHSFADHAHVDERAMDSNELEREKGITILAKNTAIEYAGEHATSGPVIINVIDTPGHADFGGEVERGLSMVDGVVLLVDASEGPLPQTRFVLRKALESRLPVILLVNKTDRPDARIDEVVAESQDLLLGLASDLADDVPDLDLDAILDVPIVYASGKAGRASETKPENGSLPDHDDLEPLFEAILKHIPAPAYDDEAPLQAWVTNLDASPFLGRLALLRVFNGTIKKGQTVAWVRHDGSHSNVRVTELLKTKALERHPAESAGPGDIIAVAGFEDITIGETLADPDDVRPLPAIHVDDPAISMTIGTNTSPLVGKVKGHKLTARMVKDRLDRELIGNVSLKVLDIGRPDAWEVQGRGELALAILVEQMRREGFELTVGKPQVVTRIVDGKTQEPYEHLTIDAPEEYLGAITQLLASRKGRMDGMSNHGTGWVRMEFIVPSRGLIGFRTEFLTITRGTGIANAISHGYDAWAGTITTRNNGSIVADRKGVVTPFAIIALQERMSFFVNPTEEVYEGMVIGENSRPDDMDVNITKEKKLTNMRQSTSDTFESMTPSRQLSLEECLEFAREDECVEVTPEMVRIRKVELDQTARARLTSRLKKQA, encoded by the coding sequence ATGGCCAACGCCACCCGCAACGACCTGCGCAACGTCGCGATCGTCGCCCACGTCGACCACGGCAAGACGACGCTCGTCGACGCCATGCTGAAGCAGACCCACTCCTTCGCCGACCACGCCCACGTCGACGAGCGCGCGATGGACTCCAACGAGCTCGAGCGCGAGAAGGGCATCACGATCCTCGCGAAGAACACCGCCATCGAGTACGCCGGTGAGCACGCGACCTCCGGCCCGGTCATCATCAATGTCATCGACACCCCGGGTCACGCCGACTTCGGCGGCGAGGTCGAGCGCGGCCTCTCTATGGTCGACGGCGTCGTGCTCCTCGTCGATGCCAGTGAGGGTCCGCTGCCGCAGACTCGCTTCGTGCTCCGCAAGGCGCTCGAGTCGCGCCTGCCCGTGATCCTGCTCGTGAACAAGACCGATCGCCCCGACGCGCGCATCGACGAGGTCGTCGCCGAGAGCCAGGACCTGCTGCTCGGCCTCGCGTCCGATCTCGCCGACGACGTGCCCGATCTCGACCTCGACGCGATCCTCGACGTGCCGATCGTCTACGCCTCCGGCAAGGCCGGCCGTGCGTCCGAGACGAAGCCCGAGAACGGCAGCCTGCCCGACCACGACGACCTCGAGCCGCTCTTCGAGGCCATCCTCAAGCACATTCCGGCGCCCGCATACGACGACGAGGCTCCGCTCCAGGCGTGGGTCACGAACCTTGACGCATCCCCGTTCCTCGGCCGGCTCGCGCTGCTGCGCGTTTTCAACGGCACGATCAAGAAGGGCCAGACGGTCGCGTGGGTGCGCCACGACGGCTCGCACTCGAACGTGCGCGTCACCGAGCTCCTGAAGACGAAGGCCCTTGAGCGCCACCCCGCCGAGTCCGCAGGACCCGGCGACATCATCGCGGTCGCGGGCTTCGAGGACATCACGATCGGCGAGACGCTCGCCGATCCCGACGACGTGCGCCCGCTGCCCGCGATCCACGTCGACGACCCCGCCATCTCGATGACCATCGGCACGAACACCTCGCCGCTCGTCGGCAAGGTGAAGGGCCACAAGCTCACGGCGCGCATGGTGAAAGACCGGCTCGACCGGGAGCTCATCGGCAACGTGTCGCTCAAGGTGCTGGACATCGGTCGTCCTGACGCCTGGGAGGTGCAGGGCCGTGGCGAGCTCGCGCTCGCGATCCTCGTCGAACAGATGCGCCGCGAGGGCTTCGAGCTGACGGTGGGCAAGCCCCAGGTGGTCACGCGCATCGTCGACGGCAAGACCCAGGAGCCCTACGAGCACCTCACGATCGATGCCCCCGAAGAGTACCTCGGTGCGATCACCCAGCTCCTCGCCTCCCGCAAGGGCCGCATGGACGGCATGTCGAACCACGGCACCGGCTGGGTGCGCATGGAGTTCATCGTGCCGAGCCGCGGCCTCATCGGGTTCCGCACCGAGTTCCTCACGATCACGCGCGGCACCGGCATAGCGAACGCGATCTCGCACGGCTACGACGCGTGGGCCGGCACGATCACGACGCGCAACAACGGCTCGATCGTCGCCGACCGCAAGGGCGTCGTCACGCCCTTCGCGATCATCGCCCTGCAGGAGCGCATGTCGTTCTTCGTGAACCCCACCGAAGAGGTCTACGAGGGCATGGTCATCGGTGAGAACTCGCGCCCTGACGACATGGACGTGAACATCACCAAGGAGAAGAAGCTGACGAACATGCGTCAGTCCACCTCCGACACGTTCGAGTCGATGACGCCCTCACGCCAGCTCTCGCTCGAGGAGTGCCTCGAGTTCGCCCGTGAAGACGAGTGCGTCGAGGTCACGCCCGAGATGGTGCGCATCCGCAAGGTCGAACTCGACCAGACGGCGCGCGCGCGGCTGACGTCGCGCCTGAAGAAGCAGGCATAG
- the fdxA gene encoding ferredoxin, with protein MTYVIALPCVDVKDRACIDECPVDCIYEGERSLYIHPDECVDCGACEPVCPVEAIYYEDDLPDMWADYYKANVEFFDDIGSPGGAAKVGVIAKDHPVIAVLPPQVH; from the coding sequence GTGACCTATGTCATCGCCCTCCCGTGTGTCGACGTGAAAGACCGTGCATGCATCGACGAATGCCCCGTCGACTGCATCTACGAAGGTGAGCGCTCGCTCTACATCCACCCCGACGAGTGCGTCGACTGCGGCGCCTGCGAGCCCGTGTGCCCCGTCGAGGCGATCTACTACGAAGACGACCTGCCCGACATGTGGGCCGACTACTACAAGGCGAATGTCGAGTTCTTCGACGACATCGGCTCGCCCGGCGGCGCCGCGAAGGTCGGCGTGATCGCGAAGGACCACCCGGTCATCGCCGTCCTCCCGCCCCAGGTCCACTGA
- the dapC gene encoding succinyldiaminopimelate transaminase, translating into MALGALPDYPWDLMAPYRERAAAHPGGVVDLSIGSPVDPTPDVVREALAAATDAHAYPQTVGTPALRRAIVEWFARRRGVTGLDEASVLPTIGSKELVAMLPFMLGLGVGDVVVHPRAAYPTYEMGAVLAGATAMASDDPADWPAATRLVWLNSPANPDGRVLDVDELRAARARARELGAVIVSDECYAELGWDGRWATEPVPSLLDPRVTDGDDVHTLAIYSLSKQSNMAGYRGAFVAGCRDTIARLTNVRKHAGLMLPAPLQAAMVAALGDDEHVAAQKERYRARRDRLRPALESAGFRIDHSEGGLYLWATEGRDGWDSIARLADLGIVAGPGYFYGVHFPEHVRLSLTASDERVEVAAGRLRAAPAA; encoded by the coding sequence ATGGCGCTGGGAGCGCTGCCCGACTACCCGTGGGACCTCATGGCGCCGTACCGCGAGCGCGCGGCGGCGCACCCCGGCGGCGTCGTCGACCTCTCGATCGGCTCGCCCGTCGATCCCACCCCCGACGTCGTGCGCGAGGCGCTCGCGGCCGCGACCGATGCGCACGCCTACCCGCAGACCGTCGGCACCCCGGCGCTCCGGCGGGCCATCGTCGAGTGGTTCGCGCGGCGCCGCGGGGTCACCGGCCTCGACGAGGCATCCGTGCTCCCCACGATCGGTTCGAAAGAGCTCGTCGCGATGCTGCCGTTCATGCTGGGCCTCGGCGTGGGCGATGTCGTCGTGCACCCACGAGCCGCATACCCCACCTATGAGATGGGGGCGGTGCTCGCCGGAGCCACGGCGATGGCCTCCGACGACCCGGCCGATTGGCCCGCTGCGACGCGGCTCGTCTGGCTGAACAGCCCGGCCAACCCCGACGGCCGCGTGCTCGACGTCGACGAGCTCCGGGCGGCCAGGGCGCGGGCCCGCGAACTCGGCGCCGTGATCGTGAGCGACGAGTGCTACGCCGAGCTCGGCTGGGACGGCCGCTGGGCGACCGAGCCCGTGCCGAGCCTCCTCGACCCCCGTGTTACCGACGGCGACGATGTGCACACCCTTGCGATCTACTCGCTCTCGAAGCAATCGAACATGGCCGGCTACCGCGGCGCGTTCGTGGCCGGATGCCGCGACACGATCGCCAGGCTCACGAACGTGCGCAAGCATGCCGGCCTGATGCTGCCGGCACCGTTGCAGGCGGCCATGGTCGCCGCCCTCGGCGACGACGAGCACGTCGCGGCGCAGAAGGAGCGCTATCGTGCGCGTCGCGATCGCCTGAGGCCGGCGCTCGAATCGGCCGGATTCCGCATCGACCACAGCGAAGGCGGCCTCTACCTGTGGGCCACCGAGGGCCGCGACGGCTGGGATTCGATCGCCCGGCTCGCGGATCTCGGCATCGTGGCGGGCCCCGGCTACTTCTACGGCGTGCACTTTCCCGAGCACGTGCGGCTGTCGCTCACGGCGAGCGATGAGCGCGTTGAGGTCGCGGCAGGGCGTCTGCGCGCTGCGCCCGCGGCGTGA